The Chloroflexota bacterium sequence AATGATTTCTGGACAGCTACGCATCCGCCCATCTACGCTGCGCCGCCAGGCTGGCCGGTGAAGTCGTATTCGTCTCCTAGGTCCCAGTCTCTGGACGCAGTCGTCGCCACCGGCCGCCCTACTTCGTTTCAGTCTTGACCGCTACCGATCGGTGGGTGCTAGCGCCGCCCTCTGCCCGGGAACTCGTCTATTGCGTCCGGGCTACTCCATTCGGCGACCACGGCAAAGATGATGATCAGACAGCACGCCGTGAAAGCCACGACGCCAATCCCGAGGTCTGTGATGCTCTCGATTCCGGAGCTTCCACAAGTGGCTGCGTCCCGGCATCCATCTTGCCGCGTGGTGCGTCGGACCGCGGCTCACCCGACGATGCCGGCGCTGGCCACGGCTGTAGCTGCCAACCACATCCCGGCAATCATTAGAACCGTTGCTGCGACAAGCCGTCGTTTCATTGTGGATCTCCTATCTGCTGCGCTAGCGTAGCTTCAATTCGCCGAGGCGCTCGGACTCGACCACCCACTGCACGTCGTCGGGTAGGTCGGAGAAATGCACCACCACCTCGCCGGGTGTGAATACGGCCATCCGACCCGTCTGCTCCGCCACCATTGCCCTGTCAGCGGTGACGTAGATGTGATTCCACCGGCGCCCCGACCACGATGCCCCCCTCTACCGGCGACGCTATTGAGGTTCACGCGCGGGATGTTGCCAACCTGCGGCGGTTCGTAGCCGAGAAAGTCGACCTAAACGACCCACAGACCCGCCGACAGCAACTCGATGGGCTCCGTGCGCTCCGAGCCGACACCGGCGACGTGTATCAACTCCTGAGTGACGGAGGTAGTCGATTCCGTGAAGCCGTCAGGGAGCTCGCGCACGGGCACGTCATAGACCGGGACTTCCCGGATAGTCTCAGACGTCACGATGTTGCTGGTCTCTTCCATGATGGCGATAGTCTGCCGACGCGCTATCTCCCATGAAACGGCGATCCACATGACCGCCGCCGTCTGGAGGACGACGAGAACCAGCACGGTGGCCGCGAGGTACTTCATCGAACCCTCCAGTCAATGCCGCCGGGCCGGTGGGCAAATGCCCACCGGCCCGGCGCTGCGCTATCTGTAGGCCGCGCTTACACCACCGCGGCTGATGGGATCACAGCGAACGACCTTCGCCGCGGGCGGATGCGTTCCCGTTGCCGTACTGCGTTTTGTAAATCGTGAGTTCATGGGTGTCTGCGCAATTCTCTATGGAACCACTCCCAATTTTGATCACGACGCAATTGCGCAGGGTGGCTTTCGCCTTGTCTTTGTGCTTCGTTTTTCCCACGCCGCCATCCGTCCTTTTGATAGAGCGGCTGTGCGTCCACCACGTGCTTGTCCATTGTTCACCGTTTTGCGTCCACCTCGCCGTGTACGGTCGTCCCGCCGGTCGAGCGCTTGATCCCGCCGGTGATGTACTCACCGTCGTAACACCAGCGGGTGCTTGACTTGAACGTCTTGTTTTCCATGTAGGCGTTGTGCGTCGCACATTCGGGCTCATCACCATTCATGAGATGTGAGGCGCCGGATTTCGGTTCTACGACGACTTCAGACTCGACCTCGAGTTCTCCACTAAATCGTGCACTGATCTTGCGCCGGAATTCTTGAATCCGGTCAAACGCGTCGAGGATTTGTTGATCGGTCATTCGAACTGGGTCTGGCCCACGAAGTGTCAGCTCTGCGGTCCCGCTGCCGGTTTGGATACGGACGATTTCACTATCTGGGCCGGTTTTGGTGCGCTGCAACTCTGGATTGGCAGCAAGCACGCCCGACGCGGCCATCGCCAGACAGGCCAAGAGGAGCACCACCCCGAGACTGCGGCGACCAACACGACCCAAGCGTGTGAAGCGAGACATTGGTGTCTCCTTCCTCTAGGCAGTCACGTCATTGATTGGCTGCCTACCGGGATCGTACTGCGGCCCTAGGGGCTGTCAACAATTTCTGGACAGCTACGCCACCGCCCATCTACGCTGCGCCGCCAGGGCAGTCGGTGAAGTCGGAAACGTCTACGAGACCCCACTCATTGGACGCCCATCGTCTCCCGCCGGCCGCCCTACTCTGGACGCGCGTTCGTGGCCTTACACCGGCTGCAGTTGACTTCCCAGGGGCGCGTGATCTTGATCGCCAACACGCGCCGGCAGCGCCAGCAGCGCGGCTTCTCGTCGGTGATGGGTCGCGTCGGTGCCTTGACGGTCATGCGGCCAGGCCAGCAGCTTCGGGAATCACGGGCTCGGCGACGCAGCGGCACTGGATTGGCTGACCGGGATGCCCTTCCGCCGGCGGCTCATCCCAGCGCTGCGTCGTGCCGTTCAGGGTGGCGTGCGCCGGACGCACGCGCTCGTCTTGCGCGGTGCGCCGCACGTACTGCTCGATGCCGAGCTGCTCGTGCCGCGCCTTGGTCAGATTGCCGATCGCCTTGTTCGTCTGGTCGCGTGTGATGCGGCGCAAGTTATAGCCCGCGCTCTGGCCCTTCTCACGCACGACGCGCCGCAGATCCTCCTGGTTGAACGGCTCGGTGCTGAACGCCACGTCGATTTCCACGCGCAGGTCGTCCATCAGGCGTCTGGGAACCGTGTGGATCAGGTTCAGGTTCACGTTCTCGCGCCGCTAGGAGTCCATGAGCGGGCGGATCGCATCGTCGTTGAGCACGACGGACCGGATATCGACGCCCAGCGCCGCCCGGAACGTCTGAATCAGCTTGCGGCGGTGGTAGCCCTCGATACGCCGCGCCTGCTTGTTGATCTCCCGCTCTACGGGGCCTATCGCTCGGGTCGTCAGGATGGGCGTGGCATCGAGCGTGTCGATGGCGTCGGCGACGGCGACGGCGAGACTGAGACCACGCCGAATGCGATTGAGCAGCGGGCGCAGCAGCACGCGGCGGATCGCTCGCTCGTACTCCCGCTCGTCGCCCTTGCGCGGGTGGATGGGTTCGACGTCCGCCTTGGCAACGCGGCGTGGACGCTCGGTAAGTCTCGCCGCATAGCGCTCGACCATGAAGTCGATCTGCGCGCCCGTCATCACGACACCCCGCGGCGTCTCGGCCCTGCGGCGCAGCATATTCCAGATGCCGTGCGGGATGCGGCGGTGCCCACCCTACCGCGGGCGCCGCGACTCAGCCGCTAACCGGTCGGGGCCCCACACGGGATAGGCCAAGGACATCGCCAGGATGTGCTGTTCCAGCCACGGCGGCGTCCGTCGTGGCGACTGGAGCGGGCGACGCTGGCGTGGGCGCAGGGCGTCCAAACCCCAGCGCCGCCCGGCTTCCGCCAACGATAGTAGGTCGAAGAGGGCACGCCCAAGGTCCGACAGGCTGCCCCGACATTGCCCAACTTGTCGACAAGGCCGAACAGCCGTAGCCGGAACCGGTGGAGTACGTCATCACGGGTCGTGAGCGATGCCTCGCTTCCATCTCATCGTTTGATCCCGACCAGATAAAGCGGGCACCACTCTCTGGCGTCAGCCCAATCCGCTGCCAGGTGTCGCGTCTCTTTGGGAAGAGGACAGCCTAGACGCCGGTTGAGGCGCGACGGCCCTGCCGCCATTCACGGTCTCACACGCCCCGCCCGGGTACGCCTGCCCATTCTGCGCCGTTGCAGCCGGCGCCGAGCCCGAGTTCAGCGCCTAGCGTGACGCTCAGGTCATGGTGCGGATCTCAAAGCACCGCAGCCTCCTGAGCCCGGATAGCCCCGGTAACGACCTGGTGATCCCGCTGGCCCACCACGAGAACATCTATGCGCTCCCCGACGACCTGGCAGCGCGCGTCGCCCACGTCGCGCGGCGCGTCGCCATGGCCATGCGTCGTGGCTATCCCTGCGATGGCGTGACCGTGCGTCAAAACAACGAGCCGGCCGGCGGCCAGGACGTCTGGCACCTGCATACGCACGTGATTCCGCGACACGCGGACATCGGCTCGGCCGAATCGCGCGTCGTGCGCCCGGACGACGCCGAGCGCAGGCGCTCCGCGTAGCGCCTGCGCAAGAGCCTCGCCGCCCTCGACGACACCCCAGACCTACCCTGAGGCCTGGTCCGCCCGAGCGATCGTGGTCGCCGGATCCGCGACCACGACAGCGGGCGTGTCGTCATGAGGATCGTAACGTCGCTGGCGGTTGGAATGCTCAGCTATTCACGCGATATGGAGACGTTGGACGATGTTCCGCTAACTGCTGTAACTCTCAACTGACTGCTGGTATGCTGCATGCTGAGGAATGTACGGAAGACGTTCGTTCCTCAGGCGCGGCCTGGGGCTGCTGGCGGGAGGCGCGGCAGGGGCACTGGTAGGGGGGCTGGCCACCGCATCGGCGCAGAGCGGGCCGGATGGCGCGCCCGACACGCTTCATCCTCCCGCGGACCCCGATCCTTTTCAGCTACCGCCGTCCGTCCGCCAATTCATCTGCGAGGCTTCCGAACCGAACCCCAGCGCATGCGGTTGGTGGTCGCGATCTGATCCGCCCACGGCGCCCGAACCGGAGTCGGTGCTGCAGACCCGGCCGATGCTCACGGTCTACGGCCGCAGTTTCGGCGTGGCCCCGATTCTCGGCAAGCTTGGGGCGCTCAACTCGTTCGATGACCTGGAACGCCACGTGGCGCCCTGGGTCGGCGCGATGTCGGAACTCGCCGAGGCGCCCGTCACGGTGGCGCCACACTTGATCTACGGGCTGGCGCGCCCCTGCCACAGCTCCGACGACACCTGCATGATCTTCCTCGACGCGTCGGGCGTGGATTTGGTCGAGGAGTACATCAAACCGGCGGCGGATCGCGACATGGCCGTGATCCTCGACAGCCAGATCGGCCGCCTCTCGCCGACCTATTTCATCCGGCGAATGATGGACGCCGGCTTGTTGGCGTATCCCAACGTGCACGTGGCGCTCGATCCCGAGTTCGCCACACGGCCGGACCAGAACATGCCGGGGCACCCGATCGGCACCCTCTCTGCCACCAGCATCAACCAGGTCCAGGCCCTCCTGGCCAGGTACGTGCGCGAGGAGGGCTTGTCGCACAAGAAGGTGCTCATCGTGCACCAGTTCGTCGACGACATCACGGATTCCTGGTCGATGGTTCCGGGTAAGCAGAACATCGAGATCTACCCCGAAGTCGAGCTGGTCTTCGACGCCGACGGCTTCGGCAGTCCGGCCGCGAAAGTGCACAAATACAACGCCATCACCAGCCCGACGGCCTACCCCCAAATTGAATGGCGCGGCATCAAGATCTTTCAGCACAACTCGCGCGCCCCCTGGGCGTCGGACACGCCGGTCATGACGCCGCGCCAGATTTATGGCCTCGATCCCACATCCAACGGCTGGCGCATGTGGGCGCCGCCGCACCTGGTCGTGGTGGCCTAGGCAGTCCTCTTCCCGAGATGTCGCGACGGGTGGGGCGAATCTCGACGACCTCTGCGCCCA is a genomic window containing:
- a CDS encoding minor capsid protein — protein: MNLNLIHTVPRRLMDDLRVEIDVAFSTEPFNQEDLRRVVREKGQSAGYNLRRITRDQTNKAIGNLTKARHEQLGIEQYVRRTAQDERVRPAHATLNGTTQRWDEPPAEGHPGQPIQCRCVAEPVIPEAAGLAA
- a CDS encoding HIT domain-containing protein → MVRISKHRSLLSPDSPGNDLVIPLAHHENIYALPDDLAARVAHVARRVAMAMRRGYPCDGVTVRQNNEPAGGQDVWHLHTHVIPRHADIGSAESRVVRPDDAERRRSA